A genomic region of Hypomesus transpacificus isolate Combined female chromosome 19, fHypTra1, whole genome shotgun sequence contains the following coding sequences:
- the LOC124481517 gene encoding UDP-glucuronosyltransferase 2A2-like isoform X1, with the protein MCETHPKQLSNCHFFVSVFRAKHPLTTLKNILNMVLIAASKLILLIVFAQAVRAGKVLVFPHDGSHWVNMKILVEELHLRGHSISVIRTSESWYIKEDSPYYRAITIDIAGGSEEDFFSLLVSRLVQIQRRGESAWTRFSLDMELKDQFSNMHSRVCKMVTHIFESEDLMKSIKNSKYDLVLTDPANGGGVVLAHYLNVPLVFNVRWTVHGEAHFAIAPSPLSYVPFPIAELSDKMTFFQRVRNLLVYVMRLNLYRQIVGPHYSALVHRYFGPDIDYFSMFQAADLWLMRVDFVFEFPRPTMPNVIYMGGFQCKPAKPLPQDLEEFVQSSGEHGVIIMSLGTLVGKLPHDLVDEIAAAFAQLPQKVIWRHTGERPATLGNNTLLVDWMPQNDLLGHPKTRVFVAHGGTNGILEAIYHGVPMDCLNSIQMHSFHLVITLLFLFLSSSHAGKVLLFPVDGSHWINMKVIVEELLSRGHNITVVRSSDSWYIKESSLYTSITIDTGGGFDEDFSKNFVSNLIEIQRGGKSSWARFMMDLKTMEKITEMHVTVCRMLTHMFENKELMQSLRDENYDLVLTDPAMGGGVFLAHYLSLPLVYNVRWLCQGEGHFAIAPSPLSYVPLPGLELTDRMSFLQRVWNVLSYSISYLQVAVYIGPHYSVLAHRFFGPDVDYFTLFQAADLWLMRLDFVFEFPRPTMPNVIYMGGFQCKPAKPLPQDLEEFVQSSGEHGVIIMSLGTLVGELPYDLADEIAAAFAQLPQKVIWRHTGKRPATLGNNTLLVDWMPQNDLLGHPKTRVFVAHGGTNGVQEAMYHGVPILGLPLMFDQPDNLSKMSARGAAKVVDIFTMDRNIFLQGLQEIIQDPSYRMNMQRLSKLHRDQPIKPLDLAIFWIEFVMRHKGAAHLRTESYRMPWYSFHSVDVVVFLLTAFIISLLIFVPLIRCCFRMCFKLKYKNE; encoded by the exons ATGTGTGAAACACATCCGAAACagctttcaaactgtcacttctTTGTCTCTGTTTTTCGAGCGAAACATCCATTGACTACGCTGAAGAACATTTTGAATATGGTTTTAATAGCCGCCTCCAAACTGATTCTTTTGATTGTCTTTGCGCAGGCCGTGCGTGCTGGGAAGGTTTTAGTGTTTCCCCACGATGGCAGCCACTGGGTAAACATGAAGATCCTGGTTGAGGAACTACACTTAAGAGGCCACAGCATTTCAGTAATTCGAACTTCAGAAAGCTGGTATATTAAGGAAGACTCTCCTTACTATCGTGCAATTACTATCGATATTGCAGGGGGAAGTGAAGAGGATTTTTTCAGTTTGTTAGTTTCTAGACTCGTGCAGATACAGAGACGAGGTGAATCCGCATGGACTCGCTTCAGTCTGGACATGGAGCTGAAAGACCAGTTTTCAAATATGCACAGTAGAGTATGCAAAATGGTTACCCATATATTTGAGAGTGAAGATCTGATGAAGTCCATTAAAAACAGCAAATATGACCTGGTTCTTACTGACCCTGCCAACGGGGGAGGTGTTGTGCTTGCGCATTATTTAAATGTGCCTCTTGTTTTTAATGTTCGATGGACTGTACATGGTGAAGCTCATTTTGCAATTGCACCCTCTCCACTGTCCTATGTTCCATTTCCTATTGCTGAGCTGTCAGATAAAATGACATTCTTCCAGAGGGTCCGAAACCTGCTTGTTTATGTCATGAGGCTTAATCTTTACAGACAGATAGTGGGTCCTCATTATTCAGCACTGGTTCATCGATACTTTGGTCCGGACATAGACTACTTCTCAATGTTTCAAGCTGCTGACCTATGGCTGATGAGAGTTGACTTTGTGTTTGAGTTTCCTCGTCCCACCATGCCTAATGTTATCTACATGGGAGGGTTCCAGTGTAAACCTGCTAAGCCCCTTCCTCAAGACCTGGAAGAGTTTGTTCAGAGTTCGGGAGAGCACGGAGTCATTATAATGTCTCTGGGGACCTTAGTAGGAAAACTTCCCCATGATCTTGTTGATGAAATAGCTGCTGCTTTTGCCCAACTTCCCCAGAAGGTGATCTGGAGGCACACTGGAGAGAGGCCAGCTACTCTGGGCAACAATACCTTACTAGTGGACTGGATGCCACAGAACGACCTTCTAGGACATCCAAAGACCAGGGTGTTTGTAGCTCACGGAGGAACCAATGGTATTCTCGAGGCTATATACCATGGTGTTCCTATG gaCTGCTTGAACAGTATACAGATGCATTCCTTTCATCTTGTCATCaccctcctgttcctctttctctccagctccCATGCAGGGAAAGTCTTATTATTCCCAGTCGATGGCAGTCACTGGATTAATATGAAAGTCATTGTCGAAGAACTGCTATCAAGAGGCCACAATATTACAGTTGTGCGATCTTCGGATAGCTGGTACATCAAGGAGTCATCCCTCTACACTTCAATTACCATCGACACCGGAGGTGGATTTGATGAGGATTTTTCTAAAAATTTTGTGTCAAATCTCATTGAGATTCAGCGAGGAGGAAAGTCTTCCTGGGCTCGTTTTATGATGGACCTGAAAACCATGGAAAAAATCACTGAAATGCATGTGACTGTATGCAGAATGCTCACCCACATGTTTGAGAACAAAGAACTGATGCAATCTCTACGAGATGAAAATTATGACTTAGTTTTGACAGACCCTGCTATGGGGGGTGGAGTATTCCTTGCCCATTACCTTAGTTTACCTCTTGTTTACAATGTGAGGTGGCTCTGCCAGGGTGAAGGTCATTTTGCCATTGCTCCTTCACCACTATCCTATGTTCCATTACCAGGGTTAGAGTTAACAGACAGAATGAGCTTTCTTCAGAGGGTTTGGAATGTGTTAAGTTACAGCATCTCGTACTTGCAGGTCGCAGTTTATATAGGCCCTCACTATTCAGTATTAGCTCACCGCTTTTTTGGCCCTGATGTTGATTATTTCACATTATTTCAAGCTGCAGACTTGTGGCTCATGAGACTTGACTTTGTGTTTGAGTTCCCTCGTCCCACCATGCCTAATGTTATCTACATGGGAGGGTTCCAGTGTAAACCTGCTAAGCCCCTTCCTCAAGACCTGGAAGAGTTTGTTCAGAGTTCTGGAGAACATGGAGTCATTATAATGTCTCTGGGGACCTTAGTGGGAGAACTTCCATATGATCTTGCTGATGAAATAGCTGCTGCTTTTGCCCAACTTCCCCAGAAGGTGATCTGGAGGCACACTGGAAAGAGGCCAGCTACTCTGGGAAACAATACCTTACTAGTGGACTGGATGCCACAGAATGATCTTCTAGGACATCCAAAGACCAGGGTGTTTGTTGCTCATGGAGGAACCAATGGAGTTCAAGAGGCCATGTACCATGGAGTTCCAATACTAGGACTTCCCCTGATGTTCGATCAACCTGACAATCTTTCAAAAATGTCTGCAAGAGGAGCAGCAAAGGTGGTTGACATTTTCACAATGGACAGAAACATCTTCCTCCAGGGCCTTCAGGAAATTATTCAAGATCCTTCCTACAGGATGAACATGCAGAGACTCTCCAAGCTGCACAGGGACCAGCCAATAAAACCCTTGGACCTTGCTATTTTCTGGATTGAGTTTGTCATGAGACATAAAGGTGCAGCTCACCTCCGTACTGAGTCCTACAGAATGCCCTGGTACTCCTTCCActctgttgatgttgttgtgtttttgctcaCTGCTTTCATAATAAGTCTGTTGATTTTTGTTCCCCTTATCAGGTGTTGCTTTAGAATGTGTTTCAAgctaaaatataaaaatgagtAA
- the LOC124481517 gene encoding UDP-glucuronosyltransferase 2A2-like isoform X5 yields MCETHPKQLSNCHFFVSVFRAKHPLTTLKNILNMVLIAASKLILLIVFAQAVRAGKVLVFPHDGSHWVNMKILVEELHLRGHSISVIRTSESWYIKEDSPYYRAITIDIAGGSEEDFFSLLVSRLVQIQRRGESAWTRFSLDMELKDQFSNMHSRVCKMVTHIFESEDLMKSIKNSKYDLVLTDPANGGGVVLAHYLNVPLVFNVRWTVHGEAHFAIAPSPLSYVPFPIAELSDKMTFFQRVRNLLVYVMRLNLYRQIVGPHYSALVHRYFGPDIDYFSMFQAADLWLMRVDFVFEFPRPTMPNVIYMGGFQCKPAKPLPQDLEEFVQSSGEHGVIIMSLGTLVGKLPHDLVDEIAAAFAQLPQKVIWRHTGERPATLGNNTLLVDWMPQNDLLGHPKTRVFVAHGGTNGILEAIYHGVPMLPCRESLIIPSRWQSLD; encoded by the exons ATGTGTGAAACACATCCGAAACagctttcaaactgtcacttctTTGTCTCTGTTTTTCGAGCGAAACATCCATTGACTACGCTGAAGAACATTTTGAATATGGTTTTAATAGCCGCCTCCAAACTGATTCTTTTGATTGTCTTTGCGCAGGCCGTGCGTGCTGGGAAGGTTTTAGTGTTTCCCCACGATGGCAGCCACTGGGTAAACATGAAGATCCTGGTTGAGGAACTACACTTAAGAGGCCACAGCATTTCAGTAATTCGAACTTCAGAAAGCTGGTATATTAAGGAAGACTCTCCTTACTATCGTGCAATTACTATCGATATTGCAGGGGGAAGTGAAGAGGATTTTTTCAGTTTGTTAGTTTCTAGACTCGTGCAGATACAGAGACGAGGTGAATCCGCATGGACTCGCTTCAGTCTGGACATGGAGCTGAAAGACCAGTTTTCAAATATGCACAGTAGAGTATGCAAAATGGTTACCCATATATTTGAGAGTGAAGATCTGATGAAGTCCATTAAAAACAGCAAATATGACCTGGTTCTTACTGACCCTGCCAACGGGGGAGGTGTTGTGCTTGCGCATTATTTAAATGTGCCTCTTGTTTTTAATGTTCGATGGACTGTACATGGTGAAGCTCATTTTGCAATTGCACCCTCTCCACTGTCCTATGTTCCATTTCCTATTGCTGAGCTGTCAGATAAAATGACATTCTTCCAGAGGGTCCGAAACCTGCTTGTTTATGTCATGAGGCTTAATCTTTACAGACAGATAGTGGGTCCTCATTATTCAGCACTGGTTCATCGATACTTTGGTCCGGACATAGACTACTTCTCAATGTTTCAAGCTGCTGACCTATGGCTGATGAGAGTTGACTTTGTGTTTGAGTTTCCTCGTCCCACCATGCCTAATGTTATCTACATGGGAGGGTTCCAGTGTAAACCTGCTAAGCCCCTTCCTCAAGACCTGGAAGAGTTTGTTCAGAGTTCGGGAGAGCACGGAGTCATTATAATGTCTCTGGGGACCTTAGTAGGAAAACTTCCCCATGATCTTGTTGATGAAATAGCTGCTGCTTTTGCCCAACTTCCCCAGAAGGTGATCTGGAGGCACACTGGAGAGAGGCCAGCTACTCTGGGCAACAATACCTTACTAGTGGACTGGATGCCACAGAACGACCTTCTAGGACATCCAAAGACCAGGGTGTTTGTAGCTCACGGAGGAACCAATGGTATTCTCGAGGCTATATACCATGGTGTTCCTATG ctccCATGCAGGGAAAGTCTTATTATTCCCAGTCGATGGCAGTCACTGGATTAA
- the LOC124481517 gene encoding UDP-glucuronosyltransferase 2A1-like isoform X4, with product MKVIVEELLSRGHNITVVRSSDSWYIKESSLYTSITIDTGGGFDEDFSKNFVSNLIEIQRGGKSSWARFMMDLKTMEKITEMHVTVCRMLTHMFENKELMQSLRDENYDLVLTDPAMGGGVFLAHYLSLPLVYNVRWLCQGEGHFAIAPSPLSYVPLPGLELTDRMSFLQRVWNVLSYSISYLQVAVYIGPHYSVLAHRFFGPDVDYFTLFQAADLWLMRLDFVFEFPRPTMPNVIYMGGFQCKPAKPLPQDLEEFVQSSGEHGVIIMSLGTLVGELPYDLADEIAAAFAQLPQKVIWRHTGKRPATLGNNTLLVDWMPQNDLLGHPKTRVFVAHGGTNGVQEAMYHGVPILGLPLMFDQPDNLSKMSARGAAKVVDIFTMDRNIFLQGLQEIIQDPSYRMNMQRLSKLHRDQPIKPLDLAIFWIEFVMRHKGAAHLRTESYRMPWYSFHSVDVVVFLLTAFIISLLIFVPLIRCCFRMCFKLKYKNE from the coding sequence ATGAAAGTCATTGTCGAAGAACTGCTATCAAGAGGCCACAATATTACAGTTGTGCGATCTTCGGATAGCTGGTACATCAAGGAGTCATCCCTCTACACTTCAATTACCATCGACACCGGAGGTGGATTTGATGAGGATTTTTCTAAAAATTTTGTGTCAAATCTCATTGAGATTCAGCGAGGAGGAAAGTCTTCCTGGGCTCGTTTTATGATGGACCTGAAAACCATGGAAAAAATCACTGAAATGCATGTGACTGTATGCAGAATGCTCACCCACATGTTTGAGAACAAAGAACTGATGCAATCTCTACGAGATGAAAATTATGACTTAGTTTTGACAGACCCTGCTATGGGGGGTGGAGTATTCCTTGCCCATTACCTTAGTTTACCTCTTGTTTACAATGTGAGGTGGCTCTGCCAGGGTGAAGGTCATTTTGCCATTGCTCCTTCACCACTATCCTATGTTCCATTACCAGGGTTAGAGTTAACAGACAGAATGAGCTTTCTTCAGAGGGTTTGGAATGTGTTAAGTTACAGCATCTCGTACTTGCAGGTCGCAGTTTATATAGGCCCTCACTATTCAGTATTAGCTCACCGCTTTTTTGGCCCTGATGTTGATTATTTCACATTATTTCAAGCTGCAGACTTGTGGCTCATGAGACTTGACTTTGTGTTTGAGTTCCCTCGTCCCACCATGCCTAATGTTATCTACATGGGAGGGTTCCAGTGTAAACCTGCTAAGCCCCTTCCTCAAGACCTGGAAGAGTTTGTTCAGAGTTCTGGAGAACATGGAGTCATTATAATGTCTCTGGGGACCTTAGTGGGAGAACTTCCATATGATCTTGCTGATGAAATAGCTGCTGCTTTTGCCCAACTTCCCCAGAAGGTGATCTGGAGGCACACTGGAAAGAGGCCAGCTACTCTGGGAAACAATACCTTACTAGTGGACTGGATGCCACAGAATGATCTTCTAGGACATCCAAAGACCAGGGTGTTTGTTGCTCATGGAGGAACCAATGGAGTTCAAGAGGCCATGTACCATGGAGTTCCAATACTAGGACTTCCCCTGATGTTCGATCAACCTGACAATCTTTCAAAAATGTCTGCAAGAGGAGCAGCAAAGGTGGTTGACATTTTCACAATGGACAGAAACATCTTCCTCCAGGGCCTTCAGGAAATTATTCAAGATCCTTCCTACAGGATGAACATGCAGAGACTCTCCAAGCTGCACAGGGACCAGCCAATAAAACCCTTGGACCTTGCTATTTTCTGGATTGAGTTTGTCATGAGACATAAAGGTGCAGCTCACCTCCGTACTGAGTCCTACAGAATGCCCTGGTACTCCTTCCActctgttgatgttgttgtgtttttgctcaCTGCTTTCATAATAAGTCTGTTGATTTTTGTTCCCCTTATCAGGTGTTGCTTTAGAATGTGTTTCAAgctaaaatataaaaatgagtAA
- the LOC124481517 gene encoding UDP-glucuronosyltransferase 2A1-like isoform X3, whose protein sequence is MHSFHLVITLLFLFLSSSHAGKVLLFPVDGSHWINMKVIVEELLSRGHNITVVRSSDSWYIKESSLYTSITIDTGGGFDEDFSKNFVSNLIEIQRGGKSSWARFMMDLKTMEKITEMHVTVCRMLTHMFENKELMQSLRDENYDLVLTDPAMGGGVFLAHYLSLPLVYNVRWLCQGEGHFAIAPSPLSYVPLPGLELTDRMSFLQRVWNVLSYSISYLQVAVYIGPHYSVLAHRFFGPDVDYFTLFQAADLWLMRLDFVFEFPRPTMPNVIYMGGFQCKPAKPLPQDLEEFVQSSGEHGVIIMSLGTLVGELPYDLADEIAAAFAQLPQKVIWRHTGKRPATLGNNTLLVDWMPQNDLLGHPKTRVFVAHGGTNGVQEAMYHGVPILGLPLMFDQPDNLSKMSARGAAKVVDIFTMDRNIFLQGLQEIIQDPSYRMNMQRLSKLHRDQPIKPLDLAIFWIEFVMRHKGAAHLRTESYRMPWYSFHSVDVVVFLLTAFIISLLIFVPLIRCCFRMCFKLKYKNE, encoded by the coding sequence ATGCATTCCTTTCATCTTGTCATCaccctcctgttcctctttctctccagctccCATGCAGGGAAAGTCTTATTATTCCCAGTCGATGGCAGTCACTGGATTAATATGAAAGTCATTGTCGAAGAACTGCTATCAAGAGGCCACAATATTACAGTTGTGCGATCTTCGGATAGCTGGTACATCAAGGAGTCATCCCTCTACACTTCAATTACCATCGACACCGGAGGTGGATTTGATGAGGATTTTTCTAAAAATTTTGTGTCAAATCTCATTGAGATTCAGCGAGGAGGAAAGTCTTCCTGGGCTCGTTTTATGATGGACCTGAAAACCATGGAAAAAATCACTGAAATGCATGTGACTGTATGCAGAATGCTCACCCACATGTTTGAGAACAAAGAACTGATGCAATCTCTACGAGATGAAAATTATGACTTAGTTTTGACAGACCCTGCTATGGGGGGTGGAGTATTCCTTGCCCATTACCTTAGTTTACCTCTTGTTTACAATGTGAGGTGGCTCTGCCAGGGTGAAGGTCATTTTGCCATTGCTCCTTCACCACTATCCTATGTTCCATTACCAGGGTTAGAGTTAACAGACAGAATGAGCTTTCTTCAGAGGGTTTGGAATGTGTTAAGTTACAGCATCTCGTACTTGCAGGTCGCAGTTTATATAGGCCCTCACTATTCAGTATTAGCTCACCGCTTTTTTGGCCCTGATGTTGATTATTTCACATTATTTCAAGCTGCAGACTTGTGGCTCATGAGACTTGACTTTGTGTTTGAGTTCCCTCGTCCCACCATGCCTAATGTTATCTACATGGGAGGGTTCCAGTGTAAACCTGCTAAGCCCCTTCCTCAAGACCTGGAAGAGTTTGTTCAGAGTTCTGGAGAACATGGAGTCATTATAATGTCTCTGGGGACCTTAGTGGGAGAACTTCCATATGATCTTGCTGATGAAATAGCTGCTGCTTTTGCCCAACTTCCCCAGAAGGTGATCTGGAGGCACACTGGAAAGAGGCCAGCTACTCTGGGAAACAATACCTTACTAGTGGACTGGATGCCACAGAATGATCTTCTAGGACATCCAAAGACCAGGGTGTTTGTTGCTCATGGAGGAACCAATGGAGTTCAAGAGGCCATGTACCATGGAGTTCCAATACTAGGACTTCCCCTGATGTTCGATCAACCTGACAATCTTTCAAAAATGTCTGCAAGAGGAGCAGCAAAGGTGGTTGACATTTTCACAATGGACAGAAACATCTTCCTCCAGGGCCTTCAGGAAATTATTCAAGATCCTTCCTACAGGATGAACATGCAGAGACTCTCCAAGCTGCACAGGGACCAGCCAATAAAACCCTTGGACCTTGCTATTTTCTGGATTGAGTTTGTCATGAGACATAAAGGTGCAGCTCACCTCCGTACTGAGTCCTACAGAATGCCCTGGTACTCCTTCCActctgttgatgttgttgtgtttttgctcaCTGCTTTCATAATAAGTCTGTTGATTTTTGTTCCCCTTATCAGGTGTTGCTTTAGAATGTGTTTCAAgctaaaatataaaaatgagtAA
- the LOC124481517 gene encoding UDP-glucuronosyltransferase 2A2-like isoform X2 produces the protein MPQNDLLGHPKTRVFVAHGGTNGILEAIYHGVPMDCLNSIQMHSFHLVITLLFLFLSSSHAGKVLLFPVDGSHWINMKVIVEELLSRGHNITVVRSSDSWYIKESSLYTSITIDTGGGFDEDFSKNFVSNLIEIQRGGKSSWARFMMDLKTMEKITEMHVTVCRMLTHMFENKELMQSLRDENYDLVLTDPAMGGGVFLAHYLSLPLVYNVRWLCQGEGHFAIAPSPLSYVPLPGLELTDRMSFLQRVWNVLSYSISYLQVAVYIGPHYSVLAHRFFGPDVDYFTLFQAADLWLMRLDFVFEFPRPTMPNVIYMGGFQCKPAKPLPQDLEEFVQSSGEHGVIIMSLGTLVGELPYDLADEIAAAFAQLPQKVIWRHTGKRPATLGNNTLLVDWMPQNDLLGHPKTRVFVAHGGTNGVQEAMYHGVPILGLPLMFDQPDNLSKMSARGAAKVVDIFTMDRNIFLQGLQEIIQDPSYRMNMQRLSKLHRDQPIKPLDLAIFWIEFVMRHKGAAHLRTESYRMPWYSFHSVDVVVFLLTAFIISLLIFVPLIRCCFRMCFKLKYKNE, from the exons ATGCCACAGAACGACCTTCTAGGACATCCAAAGACCAGGGTGTTTGTAGCTCACGGAGGAACCAATGGTATTCTCGAGGCTATATACCATGGTGTTCCTATG gaCTGCTTGAACAGTATACAGATGCATTCCTTTCATCTTGTCATCaccctcctgttcctctttctctccagctccCATGCAGGGAAAGTCTTATTATTCCCAGTCGATGGCAGTCACTGGATTAATATGAAAGTCATTGTCGAAGAACTGCTATCAAGAGGCCACAATATTACAGTTGTGCGATCTTCGGATAGCTGGTACATCAAGGAGTCATCCCTCTACACTTCAATTACCATCGACACCGGAGGTGGATTTGATGAGGATTTTTCTAAAAATTTTGTGTCAAATCTCATTGAGATTCAGCGAGGAGGAAAGTCTTCCTGGGCTCGTTTTATGATGGACCTGAAAACCATGGAAAAAATCACTGAAATGCATGTGACTGTATGCAGAATGCTCACCCACATGTTTGAGAACAAAGAACTGATGCAATCTCTACGAGATGAAAATTATGACTTAGTTTTGACAGACCCTGCTATGGGGGGTGGAGTATTCCTTGCCCATTACCTTAGTTTACCTCTTGTTTACAATGTGAGGTGGCTCTGCCAGGGTGAAGGTCATTTTGCCATTGCTCCTTCACCACTATCCTATGTTCCATTACCAGGGTTAGAGTTAACAGACAGAATGAGCTTTCTTCAGAGGGTTTGGAATGTGTTAAGTTACAGCATCTCGTACTTGCAGGTCGCAGTTTATATAGGCCCTCACTATTCAGTATTAGCTCACCGCTTTTTTGGCCCTGATGTTGATTATTTCACATTATTTCAAGCTGCAGACTTGTGGCTCATGAGACTTGACTTTGTGTTTGAGTTCCCTCGTCCCACCATGCCTAATGTTATCTACATGGGAGGGTTCCAGTGTAAACCTGCTAAGCCCCTTCCTCAAGACCTGGAAGAGTTTGTTCAGAGTTCTGGAGAACATGGAGTCATTATAATGTCTCTGGGGACCTTAGTGGGAGAACTTCCATATGATCTTGCTGATGAAATAGCTGCTGCTTTTGCCCAACTTCCCCAGAAGGTGATCTGGAGGCACACTGGAAAGAGGCCAGCTACTCTGGGAAACAATACCTTACTAGTGGACTGGATGCCACAGAATGATCTTCTAGGACATCCAAAGACCAGGGTGTTTGTTGCTCATGGAGGAACCAATGGAGTTCAAGAGGCCATGTACCATGGAGTTCCAATACTAGGACTTCCCCTGATGTTCGATCAACCTGACAATCTTTCAAAAATGTCTGCAAGAGGAGCAGCAAAGGTGGTTGACATTTTCACAATGGACAGAAACATCTTCCTCCAGGGCCTTCAGGAAATTATTCAAGATCCTTCCTACAGGATGAACATGCAGAGACTCTCCAAGCTGCACAGGGACCAGCCAATAAAACCCTTGGACCTTGCTATTTTCTGGATTGAGTTTGTCATGAGACATAAAGGTGCAGCTCACCTCCGTACTGAGTCCTACAGAATGCCCTGGTACTCCTTCCActctgttgatgttgttgtgtttttgctcaCTGCTTTCATAATAAGTCTGTTGATTTTTGTTCCCCTTATCAGGTGTTGCTTTAGAATGTGTTTCAAgctaaaatataaaaatgagtAA